A region from the Aegilops tauschii subsp. strangulata cultivar AL8/78 chromosome 5, Aet v6.0, whole genome shotgun sequence genome encodes:
- the LOC109732287 gene encoding uncharacterized protein isoform X2: protein MDMEEQANAAATAAREGDLADVVARANAMAYSTGARRQAPPPPPSAATRVMIPYEEERQRRPANVACGGGEVTFEAPPSTVVVDPYLLAAAGGYGLPQQHQHQHQQLLAFQISEHACCAAADSDDPMRISPPPPQPAPHHQMITRKNDVRKVVCIPAPPVMSNRAGGGGEVIPSDLWAWRKYGQKPIKGSPYPRYYCFHDPVVVYN, encoded by the exons ATGGATATGGAGGAGCAGGCCAACGCCGCCGCCACTGCTGCGCGAGAAGGCGACCTCGCCGACGTCGTGGCCCGTGCCAACGCAATGGCCTACTCCACCGGAGCCCGTCGCCAAGCGCCACCACCTCCCCCTTCTGCGGCAACTCGCGTCATGATCCCCTACGAGGAGGAGAGACAACGGCGGCCTGCGAACGTCgcctgcggcggcggcgaggttaCCTTTGAGGCCCCGCCGTCAACCGTTGTGGTCGACCCGTACCTTCTGGCGGCGGCTGGTGGATATGGGCTGCCACAGCAGCACCAGCACCAGCACCAGCAACTGCTCGCTTTCCAGATCTCTGAGCATGCGTGCTGCGCCGCCGCCGACAGCGACGACCCCATGAGGATCTCGCCACCACCACCACAACCGGCTCCTCATCATCAGATGATCACCAG AAAGAACGATGTGAGGAAGGTGGTCTGCATCCCGGCGCCACCGGTGATGAGCAACCGGgcaggagggggaggggaggtgATTCCATCTGATCTATGGGCATGGAGAAAGTATGGCCAGAAACCCATCAAGGGCTCTCCTTATCCAAGGTACTATTGTTTTCATGATCCAGTTGTAGTTTATAATTAA
- the LOC109732287 gene encoding uncharacterized protein isoform X1: MDMEEQANAAATAAREGDLADVVARANAMAYSTGARRQAPPPPPSAATRVMIPYEEERQRRPANVACGGGEVTFEAPPSTVVVDPYLLAAAGGYGLPQQHQHQHQQLLAFQISEHACCAAADSDDPMRISPPPPQPAPHHQMITSYCGMACTHIPYCRKNDVRKVVCIPAPPVMSNRAGGGGEVIPSDLWAWRKYGQKPIKGSPYPRYYCFHDPVVVYN; this comes from the exons ATGGATATGGAGGAGCAGGCCAACGCCGCCGCCACTGCTGCGCGAGAAGGCGACCTCGCCGACGTCGTGGCCCGTGCCAACGCAATGGCCTACTCCACCGGAGCCCGTCGCCAAGCGCCACCACCTCCCCCTTCTGCGGCAACTCGCGTCATGATCCCCTACGAGGAGGAGAGACAACGGCGGCCTGCGAACGTCgcctgcggcggcggcgaggttaCCTTTGAGGCCCCGCCGTCAACCGTTGTGGTCGACCCGTACCTTCTGGCGGCGGCTGGTGGATATGGGCTGCCACAGCAGCACCAGCACCAGCACCAGCAACTGCTCGCTTTCCAGATCTCTGAGCATGCGTGCTGCGCCGCCGCCGACAGCGACGACCCCATGAGGATCTCGCCACCACCACCACAACCGGCTCCTCATCATCAGATGATCACCAG TTATTGCGGCATGGCTTGCACGCATATACCATACTGCAGAAAGAACGATGTGAGGAAGGTGGTCTGCATCCCGGCGCCACCGGTGATGAGCAACCGGgcaggagggggaggggaggtgATTCCATCTGATCTATGGGCATGGAGAAAGTATGGCCAGAAACCCATCAAGGGCTCTCCTTATCCAAGGTACTATTGTTTTCATGATCCAGTTGTAGTTTATAATTAA